One Brachybacterium aquaticum genomic region harbors:
- the pknB gene encoding Stk1 family PASTA domain-containing Ser/Thr kinase, protein MSEATVVLGGRYHLGRILGTGGMAEVFLAEDTRLHRTVAVKVLRSDLARDANFQERFRREAHSAAALNHPSIVAVYDTGEEQQTTITGAEVTIPFIVMEYVQGKTLREYIDPEHPMDAVQAGEIMAALLSALEYSHRAGIVHRDIKPGNIMINEAGAVKVMDFGIARAIADATSAMTATQAVMGTAQYLSPEQARGQLVDARSDIYSAACVMYEMLTGRPPFTGDTPVSIAYQHVREEPQPPSALNPAITPALEAVILTGLAKDREQRYPSAVAFSRDIAAVVAGRAPALVGGAVPGADDPEATTILSPIDDATEALPATTGGLAAVGAAGVGAAGAAGAGALAAQNWSGSSAPSPATGPLALRSGDEVEPENTRKRPWWLIILVVLAVAALLGAAAYFLFAGNRGPDTVRVPDVSGQTEEQARTELTDLGLDPTFEPAQSTDVEQGRVIDTNPPAGESVEVGSAVTVSVSAGPDSVQVPDDLEGMTRDEARAAIEAAGLTMTEGDPEDAPQEEGTVTRTNPQSGATVDRGSEVVVRFASGDVAVPDVTGIDFDRAKETLEASGFEVPDPSSREDEEQAPGTVLTQSPTADGGVRPYGSRIDLVIAAEPGPVAVPNVTGRALADAQSVLADAGFGTEQRTEASDSVPEGQVIRTEPGANEQVSRGSTITIIVSSGPEPTPKPTTPAPTTPSPTPTPEPTPEPTEQPSEEPTPTDPPTESGEAQGAGVTGNSTGNNGNGNGNGNGNGNGNGNGNGNGNNGNGNGNNGNGNG, encoded by the coding sequence GTGAGCGAAGCGACAGTGGTCCTGGGTGGGCGCTACCACCTGGGCAGGATCCTCGGTACCGGGGGCATGGCGGAGGTGTTCCTCGCGGAGGACACCCGCCTGCACCGCACGGTGGCCGTCAAGGTGCTGCGCTCCGACCTCGCCCGCGACGCGAACTTCCAGGAGCGCTTCCGGCGCGAGGCGCACAGCGCCGCCGCGCTGAACCACCCCTCCATCGTCGCCGTCTACGACACCGGCGAGGAGCAGCAGACCACCATCACCGGGGCCGAGGTCACGATTCCCTTCATCGTGATGGAGTACGTCCAGGGCAAGACCCTGCGCGAGTACATCGACCCCGAGCACCCGATGGACGCCGTCCAGGCCGGGGAGATCATGGCCGCGCTGCTGAGCGCGCTGGAGTACTCCCATCGCGCCGGGATCGTGCACCGCGACATCAAGCCCGGCAACATCATGATCAACGAGGCCGGGGCCGTGAAGGTCATGGACTTCGGGATCGCCCGCGCGATCGCGGACGCGACCAGCGCCATGACCGCCACGCAGGCCGTGATGGGCACCGCCCAGTACCTCTCCCCCGAGCAGGCGCGCGGCCAGCTGGTCGATGCCCGCTCCGACATCTACTCCGCCGCGTGCGTGATGTACGAGATGCTCACCGGGCGCCCGCCGTTCACCGGCGACACCCCCGTCTCCATCGCCTACCAGCACGTGCGCGAGGAGCCGCAGCCCCCGTCGGCCCTGAACCCCGCGATCACGCCCGCGCTCGAGGCCGTGATCCTCACGGGCCTGGCCAAGGACCGCGAGCAGCGGTACCCGAGCGCGGTCGCGTTCTCCCGCGACATCGCCGCCGTCGTCGCCGGGCGCGCCCCGGCGCTCGTGGGCGGCGCGGTGCCGGGGGCCGACGACCCCGAGGCCACCACGATCCTCTCCCCCATCGACGACGCCACCGAGGCGCTGCCCGCCACCACCGGGGGCCTCGCCGCCGTGGGCGCCGCCGGCGTCGGCGCTGCAGGTGCTGCCGGTGCCGGGGCGCTGGCCGCCCAGAACTGGTCCGGCTCCTCCGCGCCGAGCCCCGCGACCGGTCCGCTGGCGCTGCGCTCGGGCGACGAGGTCGAGCCGGAGAACACGCGCAAGCGGCCCTGGTGGCTGATCATCCTCGTGGTGCTCGCCGTGGCCGCGCTGCTCGGTGCCGCCGCGTACTTCCTGTTCGCCGGCAACCGCGGACCGGACACGGTCCGGGTCCCGGACGTGTCCGGGCAGACCGAGGAGCAGGCGCGCACGGAGCTGACGGATCTCGGGCTGGACCCGACCTTCGAACCAGCGCAGTCCACCGACGTGGAGCAGGGCCGGGTCATCGACACCAACCCGCCGGCGGGCGAGAGCGTCGAGGTCGGCTCCGCCGTCACCGTCAGCGTCTCCGCAGGTCCGGACTCCGTGCAGGTGCCCGACGACCTCGAGGGCATGACCCGTGACGAGGCCCGTGCCGCGATCGAGGCGGCCGGACTGACCATGACCGAGGGCGATCCGGAGGACGCACCGCAGGAGGAGGGGACGGTCACCCGCACCAACCCCCAGAGCGGCGCGACCGTCGACCGCGGCAGCGAGGTCGTGGTGCGCTTCGCCTCCGGCGACGTGGCGGTCCCCGATGTCACGGGCATCGACTTCGACCGGGCCAAGGAGACCCTCGAGGCCAGCGGCTTCGAGGTCCCCGACCCGTCGTCCCGCGAGGACGAGGAGCAGGCGCCGGGCACGGTCCTCACCCAGTCCCCGACGGCCGACGGGGGCGTGCGCCCCTACGGCTCGCGGATCGACCTCGTGATCGCCGCCGAGCCCGGCCCCGTGGCCGTCCCGAACGTCACCGGTCGCGCTCTCGCCGATGCGCAGTCGGTGCTGGCCGATGCCGGCTTCGGCACCGAGCAGCGCACCGAGGCCTCGGACTCCGTGCCCGAGGGCCAGGTGATCCGCACCGAGCCCGGGGCCAACGAGCAGGTCTCCCGCGGCTCCACGATCACGATCATCGTCTCCTCGGGGCCTGAGCCGACGCCGAAGCCGACCACGCCCGCACCGACCACGCCGTCCCCGACCCCGACTCCGGAGCCGACCCCGGAGCCGACGGAGCAGCCGAGCGAGGAGCCCACGCCGACGGACCCCCCGACGGAGAGCGGGGAGGCCCAGGGCGCCGGCGTGACCGGGAACAGTACCGGGAACAACGGCAACGGGAACGGCAATGGGAACGGCAACGGGAACGGGAATGGAAACGGCAACGGGAACGGGAACAACGGCAACGGGAACGGGAACAACGGCAATGGCAACGGCTGA
- a CDS encoding ArsR/SmtB family transcription factor, which yields MHPSPVHPVPDDEHAQIAARTFRMLADPTRVKILWALFQEERSVNSLADSVGATAAAVSQHLAKLRLAGLVESRKEGTYAFYRASDAHVHRLLAETLSHAEHVTGAAQGDDPHGY from the coding sequence ATGCATCCCTCTCCCGTGCATCCGGTGCCCGACGACGAGCACGCACAGATCGCCGCGAGGACCTTCCGCATGCTCGCCGATCCCACCCGGGTGAAGATCCTCTGGGCGCTCTTCCAGGAGGAGCGCAGCGTGAACTCCCTGGCCGACTCGGTGGGGGCGACCGCCGCAGCGGTGAGCCAGCACCTGGCGAAGCTGCGCCTGGCCGGACTCGTGGAGAGTCGCAAGGAGGGCACCTATGCCTTCTATCGCGCGTCCGATGCCCACGTGCACCGCCTCCTGGCCGAGACGCTCTCGCACGCCGAGCATGTGACCGGCGCGGCTCAGGGCGACGACCCCCACGGCTACTGA
- a CDS encoding class E sortase — MTARRTDTSRTHRAAPRGPGVLGVLGELLVTAGVLLGLFLVWQLWWTDVMADREQADILSGLEQEWGDVDREQIAPAQDGPPPVPATPGDTMVFGTMHVPAFDRETFPLAEGVGLEDVLNVKGAGHYPETALPGEVGNVSIAGHRNTYGRVFEDIARLQPGDPIVIETDEAFYVYEVTESLVVMPQDVEVIAPVPGEPGVEATDRMLTLTACHPMFSARERYIVHAEFAYWTDRADGIPEALSDGSAGSAAEEGGN; from the coding sequence ATGACCGCGCGCCGCACGGACACCTCCCGCACCCATCGCGCCGCCCCGCGCGGCCCCGGCGTGCTCGGGGTGCTCGGCGAGCTGCTCGTCACCGCCGGAGTGCTGCTCGGGCTGTTCCTCGTGTGGCAGCTGTGGTGGACCGACGTGATGGCCGACCGCGAGCAGGCCGACATCCTCTCCGGCCTCGAGCAGGAATGGGGCGACGTGGACCGCGAGCAGATCGCCCCGGCCCAGGACGGCCCGCCGCCGGTGCCCGCGACCCCCGGGGACACGATGGTGTTCGGCACCATGCACGTGCCCGCCTTCGACCGGGAGACCTTCCCGCTCGCCGAGGGCGTCGGCCTCGAGGACGTCCTGAACGTGAAGGGCGCCGGGCACTACCCCGAGACCGCGCTGCCCGGCGAGGTCGGCAACGTCTCCATCGCCGGCCACCGCAACACCTACGGTCGCGTCTTCGAGGACATCGCGCGCCTGCAGCCCGGGGACCCGATCGTCATCGAGACCGACGAGGCGTTCTACGTGTACGAGGTGACCGAGTCGCTGGTCGTGATGCCGCAGGACGTCGAGGTGATCGCCCCGGTCCCGGGAGAGCCCGGCGTCGAGGCCACCGACCGGATGCTGACCCTCACCGCCTGCCACCCGATGTTCTCGGCGCGCGAGCGGTACATCGTCCACGCCGAGTTCGCCTACTGGACCGACCGCGCCGACGGCATCCCCGAGGCGCTCTCCGACGGCTCTGCCGGCTCTGCCGCCGAGGAGGGCGGGAACTGA
- a CDS encoding DUF881 domain-containing protein has product MGTQDAPGTPDAPDPSDAPDPSDAPDPISAPEPSEPPSPPTADAAPARTRRLGRVGVAAVMVLCGVLFATTARLSGGGSIRDESSDVSGVLADRGRTIEQLTEDNEDKRAEIDALRDSSGAVAGEDTAALTDQVFDVVGLSEVEGPGLRITLTDAPSSALGAIPGTEPNDLVVHQQDLEAYINALWAGGAEAMMLQDQRVINGSAFRCAGNTLLLEGRVYSPPFVITVIGPVDEMNAALEEAPGVQVYREWVDYVGLGEKVEDLGDTTLPAYTGSLTLDATVPR; this is encoded by the coding sequence ATGGGCACACAGGACGCCCCCGGCACTCCCGACGCCCCGGACCCCTCAGACGCCCCGGACCCCTCAGACGCCCCGGACCCCATCAGCGCCCCGGAGCCATCGGAGCCTCCTTCTCCTCCCACCGCCGACGCCGCCCCCGCCCGCACCCGACGCCTCGGCCGCGTCGGCGTCGCCGCGGTGATGGTGCTGTGCGGGGTCCTGTTCGCCACCACGGCCCGCCTCTCCGGCGGCGGCTCCATCCGCGACGAGAGCAGCGACGTCTCGGGCGTGCTCGCCGACCGCGGCCGCACCATCGAGCAGCTCACCGAGGACAACGAGGACAAGCGTGCGGAGATCGACGCGCTGCGCGACAGCAGCGGCGCCGTCGCGGGGGAGGACACCGCGGCGCTCACCGACCAGGTCTTCGACGTCGTGGGCCTCAGCGAGGTCGAGGGCCCGGGCCTGCGGATCACCCTCACCGATGCGCCCTCGAGCGCGCTCGGCGCGATCCCGGGCACCGAGCCCAACGACCTCGTCGTCCACCAGCAGGATCTCGAGGCCTACATCAACGCCCTGTGGGCCGGGGGCGCGGAGGCGATGATGCTGCAGGACCAGCGGGTCATCAACGGCAGCGCCTTCCGCTGCGCCGGCAACACCCTCCTGCTCGAGGGCCGGGTGTACTCCCCGCCCTTCGTCATCACCGTCATCGGCCCCGTCGACGAGATGAACGCCGCCCTCGAGGAGGCCCCCGGGGTGCAGGTCTACCGCGAATGGGTCGACTACGTCGGCCTCGGCGAGAAGGTCGAGGACCTCGGGGACACGACCCTGCCCGCCTACACCGGCTCCCTCACCCTCGATGCGACGGTGCCCCGATGA
- a CDS encoding cation diffusion facilitator family transporter has protein sequence MNHSPAPAGHHDGAAHEPPHGHADEHEHGHPHSHGHPHGHDHAHGHDHNHDHGHSHDHSGPWARLRHALTPHSHDHGEAIRTAEEASAVGIRAAWISLAGMGATALLQIAIVWLSGSVALLADTLHNLGHLATTIPLIIAFRLGRRAPTRRYSHGFRRAEDLVGLLIGAMIALSAALIVWESVRALTSARDMTHLGWVLAAALIGAAGNELVAIYRIRAGRRIGSAALIAEGQHARTDALTSLAVVVGVIGAWMGLPWIDPLIGLVIAAVVVLVLISSMRTVVRRLMDGIEPGTLDAVESAAAGAPGVLSVHDARARWSGHRLEADLAIAVDPGLTVAASQEVVGAVQERLHEALPHLDRASVRLTAG, from the coding sequence GTGAACCACTCCCCCGCCCCCGCCGGGCACCACGACGGCGCCGCGCACGAGCCTCCGCACGGCCATGCCGATGAGCACGAGCACGGCCACCCCCACAGCCACGGCCATCCTCACGGCCATGACCACGCGCACGGTCACGACCACAATCACGACCACGGGCATTCCCACGACCATTCCGGCCCCTGGGCCCGGCTCCGTCACGCCCTGACCCCGCACAGCCACGACCACGGCGAGGCGATCCGCACGGCCGAGGAGGCCAGCGCCGTCGGCATCCGCGCCGCGTGGATCAGCCTGGCGGGGATGGGGGCGACCGCCCTGCTGCAGATCGCGATCGTGTGGCTGAGCGGCTCGGTCGCCCTGCTCGCGGACACCCTGCACAACCTCGGCCACCTCGCCACGACGATCCCGCTGATCATCGCGTTCCGGCTGGGCAGGCGCGCGCCCACGAGGCGCTACTCCCACGGCTTCCGTCGGGCGGAGGATCTCGTCGGCCTGCTGATCGGGGCGATGATCGCGCTGTCGGCGGCGCTGATCGTGTGGGAGTCGGTGCGGGCGCTGACCTCTGCGCGGGACATGACGCACCTGGGTTGGGTGCTCGCCGCGGCGCTGATCGGCGCGGCGGGCAACGAGCTGGTGGCGATCTATCGCATCCGCGCCGGGCGGCGCATCGGCTCGGCCGCCCTGATCGCGGAGGGGCAGCACGCCCGCACCGACGCCCTCACCTCGCTCGCGGTGGTCGTCGGCGTGATCGGCGCCTGGATGGGTCTGCCCTGGATCGACCCGCTGATCGGCCTGGTGATCGCCGCGGTCGTGGTGCTAGTGCTGATCTCCTCGATGCGCACCGTGGTCCGTCGACTCATGGACGGCATCGAGCCGGGCACGCTGGATGCGGTCGAGTCCGCCGCGGCGGGCGCGCCCGGGGTGCTGTCCGTGCATGACGCCCGGGCGCGCTGGTCGGGGCACCGCCTGGAGGCGGATCTCGCGATCGCGGTGGACCCGGGCCTCACCGTCGCCGCCTCGCAGGAGGTCGTCGGCGCGGTCCAGGAGCGGCTGCACGAGGCGCTGCCGCACCTGGACCGGGCCTCGGTACGGCTCACGGCCGGCTGA
- a CDS encoding serine/threonine-protein kinase has product MRTEPGLVLEGRYELTSLIATGGMGQVWKGRDKELKREVAIKVLREEYAGDEGFLKRFRAEARHTAALSHEGIAALYDYGELDGRAYIVMELCPGRPLSDIIEENPGGLPEKRVVSLLIELARALDAAHSKGVVHRDVKPENVLVDENNGWSMKITDFGIARSKDQARLTKTGLVMGTAQYLSPEQAMGKQATSLSDIYALGIVGYEMLVGSRPFTGSSQVEIAMAQVKQQPPELPESLNADLRRLVMMMLAKAPANRPRSAAAVARILEAIQRGVEPRFTTGAIPVTRVEDHDWTGENRVRPAGSRDGSPGSPGSGGTGPQERRPGASPTGTRTAAMPLPLSGRGRGIRHRSGASGPSALSAASAGSAPRLDPVPSRHSASTRDSASSRDSARSAISPGAAPRSWPESATSARGTESPLHAASAASTADGAERAFAGGAFEDVDTASSSRTVRGTSTGRRVGGLSVPGLVLIILVVVAIAVAIAGGLGLLPLGALGATGLADGGAAAAGAALAVVGVAPPTPPEGDGASGTTMVRSVGVDHGIGVDQGTRTGVE; this is encoded by the coding sequence ATGAGGACCGAACCGGGGCTCGTGCTCGAAGGACGCTACGAGCTGACGTCCCTGATCGCCACCGGCGGGATGGGGCAGGTCTGGAAGGGACGCGACAAGGAGCTGAAGCGCGAGGTCGCGATCAAGGTCCTGCGCGAGGAGTACGCGGGGGACGAGGGCTTCCTCAAGCGCTTCCGCGCCGAGGCGCGCCACACCGCCGCCCTGTCCCATGAGGGCATCGCGGCGCTGTACGACTACGGCGAGCTCGACGGCCGCGCCTACATCGTCATGGAGCTGTGCCCGGGCCGGCCGCTCTCGGACATCATCGAGGAGAACCCCGGCGGGCTGCCCGAGAAGCGGGTCGTCTCGCTGCTCATCGAGCTCGCCCGCGCCCTGGACGCCGCCCACTCCAAGGGCGTGGTCCACCGCGACGTGAAGCCCGAGAACGTGCTCGTGGACGAGAACAACGGCTGGTCGATGAAGATCACCGACTTCGGCATCGCCCGCAGCAAGGACCAGGCGCGTCTGACGAAGACGGGCCTCGTCATGGGCACGGCCCAGTACCTCTCCCCCGAGCAGGCGATGGGCAAGCAGGCCACCTCCCTCTCGGACATCTACGCGCTGGGCATCGTGGGCTACGAGATGCTGGTCGGCTCGCGCCCCTTCACCGGCTCCAGCCAGGTCGAGATCGCGATGGCGCAGGTCAAGCAGCAGCCTCCGGAGCTCCCCGAGTCCCTCAACGCCGACCTGCGGCGCCTGGTGATGATGATGCTGGCCAAGGCGCCGGCGAACCGTCCCCGCTCCGCCGCGGCGGTCGCGCGGATCCTCGAGGCGATCCAGCGCGGTGTCGAGCCGCGCTTCACCACCGGCGCGATTCCGGTGACCCGGGTCGAGGACCACGACTGGACCGGCGAGAACCGGGTCCGGCCGGCAGGTTCCCGCGACGGGTCGCCGGGCTCCCCCGGCTCCGGTGGGACCGGTCCGCAGGAGCGCCGCCCCGGCGCCTCCCCGACCGGCACGCGCACCGCCGCGATGCCGCTGCCGCTGTCCGGGCGCGGCCGCGGGATCCGCCACCGCTCGGGAGCCTCGGGACCCTCCGCGCTGTCGGCCGCGTCGGCCGGCTCCGCGCCCCGGCTCGACCCGGTGCCGTCCCGGCACTCGGCCTCCACGCGCGACTCCGCGTCGTCCCGCGACTCGGCCCGCTCGGCGATCTCGCCGGGCGCCGCGCCCCGCTCCTGGCCGGAGTCCGCGACGTCCGCTCGCGGCACGGAGTCGCCCCTGCACGCCGCGTCGGCCGCGAGCACGGCCGACGGGGCCGAGCGCGCCTTCGCGGGCGGCGCCTTCGAGGACGTGGACACCGCCTCGTCCTCCCGCACCGTGCGCGGCACCTCGACGGGCCGACGGGTCGGCGGGCTGTCCGTGCCCGGGCTCGTGCTGATCATCCTGGTGGTCGTTGCGATCGCGGTCGCGATCGCCGGAGGCCTGGGGCTGCTGCCGCTCGGCGCGCTGGGCGCCACGGGCCTCGCGGACGGCGGAGCGGCCGCCGCCGGGGCGGCGCTGGCCGTCGTCGGCGTGGCCCCGCCCACCCCGCCGGAGGGTGACGGGGCGTCAGGAACTACGATGGTCCGATCGGTCGGTGTCGACCATGGAATCGGTGTCGACCAGGGCACGAGGACGGGTGTGGAGTGA
- a CDS encoding anthranilate synthase component II, with protein sequence MATAERDSARILVVDNYDSFVYTIVGYLQQMGATTVVVRNDEVPETADGAVDLSGFDGVLISPGPGNPSTAGRSLDAIGACAEQSVPMLGVCLGHQALGQYFGATVDHAPQLMHGRTSELTHEGRSVFAGAPSPMTATRYHSLTVVPETIPAELEVTARTADGMVMGLAHRELPLHGVQFHPESVLTENGHLMLARFLELCDGQDAVERSAGLKPLMTAG encoded by the coding sequence ATGGCAACGGCTGAGCGGGACTCCGCGCGCATCCTGGTGGTGGACAACTACGACAGCTTCGTCTACACGATCGTCGGCTACCTCCAGCAGATGGGCGCCACCACCGTGGTGGTCCGCAATGACGAGGTGCCCGAGACGGCCGACGGCGCCGTGGACCTCAGCGGCTTCGACGGTGTGCTGATCTCCCCCGGGCCGGGCAACCCCTCCACCGCCGGGCGCTCCCTGGACGCCATCGGCGCCTGCGCGGAGCAGTCCGTGCCGATGCTCGGGGTGTGCCTCGGCCACCAGGCGCTCGGGCAGTACTTCGGCGCGACGGTCGACCATGCCCCGCAGCTCATGCACGGGCGCACCAGCGAGCTCACCCACGAGGGACGCAGCGTCTTCGCCGGCGCCCCCTCCCCCATGACAGCCACCCGCTACCACTCCCTCACGGTGGTGCCGGAGACGATCCCCGCAGAGCTCGAGGTCACCGCCCGCACCGCCGACGGCATGGTGATGGGCCTCGCCCATCGCGAGCTGCCCCTGCACGGGGTCCAGTTCCATCCCGAGTCGGTGCTCACCGAGAACGGGCACCTGATGCTCGCGCGCTTCCTCGAGCTGTGCGACGGGCAGGACGCCGTGGAGCGCTCCGCGGGGCTGAAGCCCCTCATGACCGCGGGCTGA
- a CDS encoding LppM family (lipo)protein, producing the protein MTSISRRRRLVALLLLPFMLVLAGCAKFHGDFDIQDADTININYDFAIDTEYLEGYYSSAEELCDEMEGEIGVAGEMAPTVEPYEADGQWGCRVTGVMTSDNYGSGFDLVEENGELHLTITSSSTEAAAFDDPMYTDMGIDFRMTFTFPGEIIESSGGQIDGNSVTYTDITEFAGGVDIRAEAGGFPWVIVIVIVLVVGFLLLLALAAITFFVIRNRKKNASGQGGAPAAYAGASAAGAGNVPPAAPGSPQSAGPQWGQSSPPAAPFGGQSPQGGSAPQGGSAPQGGQQWGQSSPPPAPQGQQGQQGQQGEQQWGRQPGQQGQPQQPQPWDRPDAQQQGPQPGQRPSGEAPWNRPPGEGQNPGQGQQPPQQPGW; encoded by the coding sequence ATGACCAGCATCTCGAGGCGACGACGGCTCGTCGCCCTGCTCCTTCTTCCCTTCATGCTGGTGCTCGCCGGCTGCGCGAAGTTCCACGGGGACTTCGACATCCAGGACGCCGACACCATCAACATCAACTACGACTTCGCCATCGACACCGAGTACCTCGAGGGCTACTACTCCTCCGCCGAGGAGCTCTGCGACGAGATGGAGGGCGAGATCGGCGTGGCCGGCGAGATGGCGCCGACGGTCGAGCCCTACGAGGCCGACGGTCAGTGGGGCTGCCGCGTCACCGGGGTGATGACCAGCGACAACTACGGCAGCGGCTTCGACCTCGTCGAGGAGAACGGCGAGCTGCACCTCACCATCACCTCCTCCAGCACGGAGGCCGCGGCGTTCGACGACCCGATGTACACCGACATGGGCATCGACTTCCGGATGACCTTCACCTTCCCCGGCGAGATCATCGAGTCCTCCGGCGGCCAGATCGACGGCAACTCCGTCACCTACACCGACATCACCGAGTTCGCGGGCGGCGTCGACATCCGCGCGGAGGCCGGCGGGTTCCCGTGGGTCATCGTCATCGTCATCGTCCTGGTGGTGGGCTTCCTGCTCCTGCTGGCGCTCGCGGCCATCACCTTCTTCGTGATCCGCAACCGGAAGAAGAACGCCTCCGGTCAGGGCGGTGCCCCGGCGGCCTACGCGGGAGCGTCTGCCGCCGGCGCGGGCAACGTGCCGCCGGCCGCTCCGGGCAGCCCGCAGTCCGCGGGCCCGCAGTGGGGCCAGTCCTCCCCTCCCGCCGCTCCCTTCGGCGGCCAGTCGCCGCAGGGCGGTTCCGCGCCGCAGGGTGGTTCCGCGCCGCAGGGCGGCCAGCAGTGGGGACAGTCCTCGCCGCCCCCGGCCCCGCAGGGCCAGCAGGGTCAGCAGGGCCAGCAGGGTGAGCAGCAGTGGGGCCGACAGCCCGGCCAGCAGGGTCAGCCGCAGCAGCCGCAGCCCTGGGATCGCCCCGATGCCCAGCAGCAGGGTCCGCAGCCGGGTCAGCGGCCGTCGGGCGAGGCACCGTGGAACCGTCCTCCGGGCGAGGGCCAGAACCCGGGCCAGGGGCAGCAGCCCCCGCAGCAGCCGGGCTGGTGA
- a CDS encoding cell division protein CrgA gives MARSRKKSSARATSSAKAAASDAPEVEDLDTDAASTDASATDTAATGTTGDDAPAEETSAKTSTKGKDPVKRKASRKTAGGEVPEKAKDSTRSATVRRTAAEESSRTAGRRVAAATQNPTWLAPAAVVFLILGLAYLVTYYISAGQLPLPIGDWNLAVGFGVLMVGGGMLMFWK, from the coding sequence ATGGCCAGGAGCAGGAAGAAGTCGTCCGCCAGGGCGACGTCGAGCGCGAAGGCCGCAGCGTCCGACGCCCCCGAGGTGGAGGACCTCGACACCGATGCCGCCTCGACGGACGCCTCCGCGACGGACACTGCCGCGACGGGCACCACCGGGGACGACGCTCCTGCGGAGGAGACCTCCGCGAAGACGTCCACCAAGGGCAAGGACCCCGTGAAGCGCAAGGCGTCCAGGAAGACCGCGGGCGGCGAGGTCCCGGAGAAGGCCAAGGACTCCACCCGCTCCGCCACGGTGCGCCGCACGGCCGCCGAGGAGAGCTCGCGGACCGCTGGTCGACGCGTCGCGGCGGCCACCCAGAACCCCACCTGGCTGGCCCCGGCCGCCGTGGTGTTCCTGATCCTGGGTCTGGCCTATCTGGTCACCTACTACATCTCGGCCGGGCAGCTGCCCCTGCCGATCGGCGACTGGAACCTCGCCGTGGGCTTCGGCGTGCTGATGGTGGGCGGCGGCATGCTCATGTTCTGGAAGTAG